A part of Papilio machaon chromosome 21, ilPapMach1.1, whole genome shotgun sequence genomic DNA contains:
- the LOC106714542 gene encoding peptidoglycan-recognition protein LB isoform X1: MEKMIFFECFILLALVVSGQCFPKPYDENVSYAYDFPYMSRSDWGARPPVNTVSLSLPVRYVIIHHSYIPGPCSTTNQCINAMRSMQNSHQLHQGWDDIGYNFAVGGDGVVYEGRGWYNVGAHAIGYNFDSIGIVLIGDFVSRLPPEIQLNAAKRLIEKGVELGHISRDYYLLGHRQVTATECPGNALFREITTWDRFANYNM; encoded by the exons ATGG aaaaaatgatttttttcgaATGTTTTATTCTTCTTGCGCTGGTTGTGAGCGGTCAATGTTTCCCAAAACCTTATGATGAGAATGTCAGTTACG CGTACGACTTCCCGTACATGTCTCGTAGCGATTGGGGCGCGCGGCCGCCGGTGAACACCGTTAGTCTCTCTCTACCAGTGCGTTACGTTATCATCCACCACAGTTACATACCCGGCCCATGTTCAACTACCAACCAGTGCATCAACGCCATGAGGAGCATGCAAAACTCACATCAACTGCACCAGGGCTGGGATGATATTGGATATAA ttTCGCGGTCGGTGGCGACGGAGTGGTGTACGAAGGTCGCGGTTGGTACAACGTTGGCGCTCACGCTATAGGATATAACTTCGATAGCATTGGCATTGTTCTTATCGGCGATTTTGTTT CTCGTTTACCACCCGAAATACAACTGAATGCTGCTAAAAGACTCATAGAAAAGGGTGTAGAACTGGGCCACATAAGTCGGGATTACTATCTACTCGGCCACCGACAAGTTACCGCAACCGAGTGCCCCGGCAACGCCCTCTTCAGGGAAATCACGACGTGGGATAGATTCGCGAATTACAATATGTAA
- the LOC106714542 gene encoding peptidoglycan-recognition protein LB isoform X2, which yields MIFFECFILLALVVSGQCFPKPYDENVSYAYDFPYMSRSDWGARPPVNTVSLSLPVRYVIIHHSYIPGPCSTTNQCINAMRSMQNSHQLHQGWDDIGYNFAVGGDGVVYEGRGWYNVGAHAIGYNFDSIGIVLIGDFVSRLPPEIQLNAAKRLIEKGVELGHISRDYYLLGHRQVTATECPGNALFREITTWDRFANYNM from the exons atgatttttttcgaATGTTTTATTCTTCTTGCGCTGGTTGTGAGCGGTCAATGTTTCCCAAAACCTTATGATGAGAATGTCAGTTACG CGTACGACTTCCCGTACATGTCTCGTAGCGATTGGGGCGCGCGGCCGCCGGTGAACACCGTTAGTCTCTCTCTACCAGTGCGTTACGTTATCATCCACCACAGTTACATACCCGGCCCATGTTCAACTACCAACCAGTGCATCAACGCCATGAGGAGCATGCAAAACTCACATCAACTGCACCAGGGCTGGGATGATATTGGATATAA ttTCGCGGTCGGTGGCGACGGAGTGGTGTACGAAGGTCGCGGTTGGTACAACGTTGGCGCTCACGCTATAGGATATAACTTCGATAGCATTGGCATTGTTCTTATCGGCGATTTTGTTT CTCGTTTACCACCCGAAATACAACTGAATGCTGCTAAAAGACTCATAGAAAAGGGTGTAGAACTGGGCCACATAAGTCGGGATTACTATCTACTCGGCCACCGACAAGTTACCGCAACCGAGTGCCCCGGCAACGCCCTCTTCAGGGAAATCACGACGTGGGATAGATTCGCGAATTACAATATGTAA
- the LOC106714563 gene encoding peptidoglycan-recognition protein LB, with translation MLFILMISLSLSAQGFAKPYLTQNFDDNFKFKTRRDWGSKPATSVRPLTLPVPYVIIHHSYTPPACQTSDQCEEAMRSMQEYHQVTRNWVDIGYNFAVGGDGVVYEGRGWTNIGAHASEYNSVSIGIVLIGDWVSSVPPAHQLQTAKKLITKGVELGYISPNYKLIGHRQVKETECPGQALFNEISTWDRFDPNVKRKS, from the exons ATGTTGTTCATATTAATGATATCTTTGTCTTTATCCGCACAAGGATTTGCTAAGCCATACCTAACCCAGAACTTTG atgacaatttcaaattcaaaacaaGAAGAGATTGGGGCTCAAAACCTGCGACTAGTGTCAGACCACTAACTCTGCCTGTTCCTTACGTTATCATCCATCACAGCTACACCCCACCTGCATGTCAGACATCAGACCAATGCGAAGAAGCTATGCGATCAATGCAGGAGTACCACCAAGTTACAAGAAATTGGGTTGACATCGGTTACAA TTTCGCAGTGGGAGGTGACGGTGTGGTGTACGAAGGACGAGGCTGGACCAACATTGGTGCACATGCTTCTGAATACAACTCGGTCAGCATTGGTATCGTACTGATAGGAGATTGGGTCT CTTCAGTTCCACCAGCTCATCAGCTTCAAACAGCAAAGAAACTGATAACCAAAGGCGTTGAATTGGGCTACATCAGTCCTAACTACAAACTGATCGGTCATCGACAGGTCAAAGAAACAGAATGCCCGGGACAGGCGCTGTTCAATGAAATCTCGACTTGGGATAGATTCGATCCCAATGTCAAAAGAAAAAGTTGa